In one window of Paraflavitalea soli DNA:
- a CDS encoding abortive infection family protein yields the protein MANKITVVTRRNIFDFIRIERILWNGRLEETEFLSRMYDLNKMQSNDDHYSNMAGDIWQHRINNPYDWPDDWVFTDSRLNLLNCDDAVLLNFLCEMIHPVVRGDASEVNRLLQMFNQNLKSDGFEIIEKSRISNRPLFVGRKMIIGGASIIRQTAELKKMLSEEYVFQQINLMESSIENSPHIAIGLAKELIETCCKSIFNERNENYDKGWDLQKLMKETAKLLKLAPDDIPNEAKASASIKQILGSLGSVVQGIGEIRNEYGSGHGKDGTFKGLQPRHARLAVGAATTLAVYLLETHRK from the coding sequence ATGGCTAACAAGATTACAGTCGTTACACGACGAAACATCTTCGATTTTATTCGGATTGAAAGAATTTTATGGAATGGTCGGCTTGAAGAAACTGAATTTTTGTCGAGAATGTACGATCTCAACAAAATGCAGTCAAATGATGATCACTACAGTAATATGGCGGGTGACATTTGGCAGCATAGGATTAATAATCCTTATGACTGGCCAGATGACTGGGTATTCACTGATTCCAGGTTGAATCTATTAAACTGTGATGATGCTGTTCTTCTAAATTTTCTTTGTGAGATGATTCATCCGGTCGTTAGAGGTGATGCGTCAGAAGTGAATAGGTTGCTTCAAATGTTTAATCAAAACTTGAAGAGCGATGGTTTTGAAATAATTGAGAAGTCAAGAATTTCTAATAGGCCGCTGTTCGTTGGGAGGAAGATGATTATTGGTGGTGCAAGTATTATCAGGCAAACCGCTGAATTAAAGAAGATGCTATCTGAAGAATACGTCTTCCAGCAGATAAATCTAATGGAATCATCGATTGAGAACTCCCCGCATATAGCAATAGGTTTAGCGAAGGAGTTGATAGAAACCTGCTGCAAGTCCATCTTCAATGAACGCAATGAGAATTATGATAAAGGATGGGACCTGCAAAAATTGATGAAAGAAACTGCCAAGCTACTGAAATTAGCCCCGGATGATATACCGAACGAAGCAAAGGCATCGGCATCGATTAAGCAAATTCTTGGCAGTCTCGGATCTGTCGTGCAAGGAATTGGGGAGATTAGGAATGAGTATGGTAGTGGCCACGGAAAAGATGGAACATTCAAGGGGCTACAGCCGCGGCATGCACGGTTAGCAGTTGGTGCAGCAACTACACTTGCTGTTTACTTGTTAGAAACACACAGAAAGTAA
- a CDS encoding TIGR02391 family protein, which yields MINWKYIVTKLSEEYHSPGYGFWTEEHLRRSWKITFDFPPSRFHDPNDMHGNFATLFDFLATIANLDNVTDQEKIEKMVILLENIADKIDITTINKVLVKGGYEVPLPEPDDSLASTSVNSMHQQVIANCAKFFKQGHFFTCVNEACKAYNKAVQQKSGSDKDGNELMFAVLGNKGKLRFNAGSTETEKNEFEGFQFMSAGIMKMFRNPTSHETALSGKINKQECLEILGIISYMFRQLDKSTLIS from the coding sequence ATGATAAATTGGAAATACATAGTTACAAAGCTGAGTGAAGAATACCATTCTCCTGGATATGGCTTTTGGACAGAAGAGCACCTGCGTCGATCCTGGAAAATTACATTCGACTTTCCGCCGTCCAGGTTTCACGATCCCAATGATATGCATGGCAACTTTGCTACACTATTTGACTTTCTGGCTACCATTGCCAACTTGGATAATGTAACGGATCAAGAGAAAATTGAGAAAATGGTCATTCTTCTGGAGAATATAGCAGACAAGATAGATATTACAACTATCAATAAGGTATTAGTAAAAGGCGGGTATGAAGTACCATTGCCGGAACCTGATGATTCACTGGCTTCCACATCGGTAAACAGCATGCACCAGCAGGTGATAGCTAATTGTGCAAAGTTCTTCAAGCAAGGCCATTTCTTTACTTGTGTAAACGAAGCCTGCAAAGCATATAACAAAGCTGTACAGCAAAAAAGCGGTAGCGATAAAGATGGCAATGAACTTATGTTTGCAGTATTGGGTAATAAGGGGAAACTTCGCTTCAATGCTGGTAGTACAGAAACAGAAAAGAATGAATTTGAAGGTTTTCAATTCATGTCAGCAGGCATTATGAAAATGTTCAGAAACCCTACATCACATGAAACCGCTTTGTCAGGGAAAATCAATAAACAGGAGTGCCTGGAAATACTTGGTATCATTTCTTATATGTTTAGACAATTAGACAAGTCAACCTTGATTTCCTAA
- a CDS encoding FUSC family protein produces MDYTREFRKFISSQYLYAGVRITAGAIIPALILNHFGLLSSMMAIPLGALVVSTTDTPGPPQHRRNGMLVSILLNFAMVVIVGFSREIPWLIGLEIVAFGLFFSLAGVYGNRVNAIGIIALFVFIFNIDSHLASLNIWRDAAWFTVGGAWYAILSLTLYSLRPFKPIQQLLGENLMEIADYLRVKAAFYDKERDNDHLYRELMRLQVSMHQHQDELREMLFRARRVITESTSKGRILMMMFLDSMDLFERIMTTQQDYESLHKEFDDTQILPIYHRLIMQSSDELQRIGLAVQEGLPYKDDNSLDAAYKEASEAFFALRDQQLGPHTIEGFIKLRHILYSIEDLIERIGVLAHYSTYDRSISKNKALPDPERLEEQDSAGQEFNVRLLLDNLSLKSSHFRHAIRVTLAMMIGYIISLLYPLGHGYWILLTIVTILKPAYSITKQRNFQRLAGTLIGAAVSFALLYFIKDNTVLFILMLVAMIMAYSYLKLNYLIGSVGITAYVVMSFHFMNPDGLAIVLQDRIVDTGIGSLIAWLVSSFVLPLWEHEQIEPFIQQFVKANRQYFTEVAASFVGQATEIKNYRTARKDAFVALANMSDHFQRMLSEPKNKQPGLPHYHQFVATSHLLTSHIASLSYYAHRSASQYASADFQPLIKQVDDQFQQSLNLLDNQAITKTELKSGDYPIRARLQQLLEQRRQEMNAGPGNPEKSVRKTLSDLKAITDQFQLIYSITGEQVKIIEKLHKAE; encoded by the coding sequence ATGGATTATACCCGGGAATTCAGGAAGTTTATCAGTAGTCAATATTTATACGCCGGCGTTCGCATAACAGCCGGCGCCATCATACCCGCTTTAATACTCAATCACTTTGGCCTCCTCAGCTCCATGATGGCCATTCCCCTCGGCGCCCTCGTAGTCAGCACCACCGATACCCCTGGCCCACCCCAACACCGTCGCAACGGCATGTTGGTGAGCATCCTGCTCAACTTCGCCATGGTGGTGATCGTAGGCTTCAGCCGGGAAATACCCTGGCTCATTGGCCTGGAGATCGTGGCCTTTGGACTCTTCTTTTCCCTGGCGGGCGTATACGGTAACCGGGTCAATGCCATCGGCATCATCGCCCTGTTTGTCTTTATCTTCAATATCGACAGCCACCTCGCCTCACTCAATATCTGGCGTGATGCGGCCTGGTTTACCGTTGGCGGCGCCTGGTATGCCATCCTCAGCCTTACACTCTATTCCCTGCGTCCCTTCAAGCCCATTCAGCAATTACTGGGCGAGAACCTGATGGAAATTGCCGATTACCTGCGGGTGAAAGCCGCCTTTTACGATAAAGAACGGGACAATGATCATCTGTACCGCGAACTGATGCGCCTCCAGGTATCGATGCACCAACACCAGGATGAACTCCGCGAAATGCTGTTCCGCGCCCGGCGCGTGATCACGGAATCGACCAGTAAGGGCCGCATCCTCATGATGATGTTCCTCGACAGCATGGACCTCTTCGAGCGCATCATGACCACGCAGCAGGATTATGAATCGCTCCACAAAGAATTTGACGATACGCAGATCCTCCCCATCTACCACCGCCTCATCATGCAGTCTTCAGATGAATTGCAAAGGATCGGATTGGCGGTACAGGAAGGTCTTCCCTATAAGGATGACAATTCATTGGACGCTGCCTACAAGGAAGCCAGTGAAGCCTTTTTTGCGCTGCGGGACCAGCAACTGGGTCCACATACGATTGAAGGCTTTATCAAACTCCGGCATATCCTCTACAGCATTGAAGACCTGATAGAACGCATCGGGGTGCTGGCGCATTACTCTACCTACGACCGCAGCATCAGCAAAAACAAAGCGTTGCCCGACCCCGAACGGCTGGAAGAACAGGATTCGGCAGGTCAGGAGTTTAACGTCCGGCTGCTGCTCGATAACCTCTCTCTTAAATCATCGCATTTCAGGCATGCCATCCGGGTTACCCTGGCCATGATGATCGGTTATATCATCTCTTTGCTGTACCCCCTGGGCCATGGTTACTGGATATTGCTCACCATTGTCACCATTCTCAAGCCGGCCTACAGCATTACCAAGCAACGCAATTTTCAACGTTTGGCAGGCACGCTCATCGGAGCGGCGGTATCCTTTGCCCTACTCTATTTTATAAAAGACAATACGGTTCTCTTTATCCTGATGCTGGTGGCCATGATCATGGCCTACAGTTACCTCAAGCTCAATTACCTGATTGGCTCAGTGGGCATCACGGCTTATGTGGTGATGAGTTTTCACTTCATGAACCCCGATGGATTGGCCATTGTATTGCAGGACAGGATCGTGGATACAGGCATTGGCTCCCTGATCGCCTGGCTGGTATCCAGTTTTGTACTGCCCTTATGGGAACACGAACAGATCGAGCCCTTTATTCAACAGTTTGTAAAAGCCAACCGCCAATACTTTACAGAGGTAGCAGCCTCGTTTGTAGGACAGGCTACTGAGATCAAGAATTACAGAACTGCCCGTAAGGATGCCTTTGTGGCCCTGGCCAATATGTCGGATCATTTTCAACGCATGCTTTCGGAACCGAAGAACAAACAACCGGGACTGCCGCATTACCACCAGTTTGTAGCCACCAGCCATTTGCTTACTTCACATATAGCTTCCCTATCCTATTATGCGCATAGATCAGCCTCTCAATATGCTTCTGCCGATTTTCAACCACTCATCAAACAGGTGGATGATCAATTCCAACAGTCGCTCAACCTGCTCGACAACCAGGCCATCACGAAGACAGAGTTAAAATCCGGCGATTATCCTATACGCGCCCGCCTCCAGCAACTGCTGGAACAAAGGAGGCAGGAGATGAATGCAGGTCCCGGCAACCCGGAGAAATCGGTTCGTAAAACACTCTCCGACCTGAAGGCCATCACCGATCAGTTCCAGCTTATTTACTCCATTACGGGCGAACAGGTAAAGATCATCGAGAAATTACACAAGGCTGAATAA